From Grus americana isolate bGruAme1 chromosome 22, bGruAme1.mat, whole genome shotgun sequence, the proteins below share one genomic window:
- the PCGF2 gene encoding polycomb group RING finger protein 2 isoform X2, whose protein sequence is MVFFLFPELTLCGEREGARVCLQVRVVASPWDGELGLCAGSFPGGRWGKAAFGLAGARVVQGSFGEASRSHPADFSLFSYFFFPPRSDKTLQDIVYKLVPGLFKDEMKRRRDFYAAYPMAEVPNGSNEDRGEVSEQDKGNLTDDEIVSLSIEFYEGSREEKKGTVENGDLEKEKKNGVRFLRCPAAMTVMHLAKFLRNKMDVPSKYKVEVLYEDEPLKEYYTLMDIAYIYPWRRNGPLPLKYRVQPTCKRLKLSQPATSECTNTSGASECESVSDKAHSPATLPATSSSLPSPGTPSHGSPSSTAGSGPAGTGTVLNGTSNCHPLPPTANRCRKTTVNGSTASALT, encoded by the exons atggttttctttctttttccgGAGTTAACCCTTTGCGGTGAGCGCGAGGGCGCACGGGTTTGCCTGCAAGTCAGGGTTGTGGCATCGCCATGGGACGGGGAGCTGGGGCTTTGTGCTGGGAGCTTCCCGGGAGGCAGGTGGGGAAAAGCGGCGTTTGGGCTGGCCGGCGCACGCGTGGTGCAGGGCAGCTTTGGGGAAGCCAGCCGCTCCCATCCAgctgatttctctctcttttcctatttcttttttccccccaggtcGGACAAAACCCTACAGGACATTGTGTACAAACTGGTCCCGGGGCTTTTCAAAG ATGAGATGAAGAGGCGGCGCGACTTCTACGCAGCCTACCCCATGGCAGAGG TTCCCAATGGGTCCAACGAAGATCGCGGGGAAGTCTCCGAGCAGGACAAGGGGAACCTGACGGACGATGAGATCGTCAGCCTGTCCATAGAGTTTTATGAAGGGTCGAG agaggagaagaaagggacGGTCGAGAACGGGGacctggagaaggagaag AAGAACGGGGTACGGTTCCTGCGCTGTCCCGCCGCCATGACCGTCATGCACCTGGCCAAGTTCCTCCGCAACAAGATGGACGTGCCCAGCAAGTACAAG GTGGAAGTCCTCTACGAAGACGAGCCCCTGAAGGAGTATTACACCCTGATGGACATCGCCTACATCTATCCCTGGAGGAGG AACGGGCCCCTGCCGCTGAAATACCGTGTCCAACCCACCTGCAAGCGGCTCAAGCTGTCCCAGCCGGCCACCTCCGAGTGCACCAACACCAGCGGCGCCTCCGAGTGCGAATCGGTCAGCGACAAAGCCCACAGCCCCGCCACGCTgcctgccacctcctcctccctgcccagccccggcacCCCGTCCCACGGTTCGCCCAGCTCCACTGCCGGCAGCGGTCccgccggcaccggcaccgTGCTCAACGGCACCTCGAACTGCCACCCGCTGCCACCCACCGCCAACCGGTGCCGCAAAACGACTGTCAATGGCAGCACGGCCTCCGCCTTGACCTAA
- the CISD3 gene encoding CDGSH iron-sulfur domain-containing protein 3, mitochondrial: protein MVLLRPAALVTLMRAAGGGGGRRETACTGGWYIPSLSSAPPVRRCSAPPQPVIAAKQPFPVELKAGKKYAWCACGHSKSQPFCDGAHKKAAPGISPLRFTPEEDKTVWLCGCKRTRSPPYCDGTHKEEAVQSAQLPAQL from the exons ATGGTGCTGCTGAGACCGGCTGCGCTTGTGACACTGATGAGAgccgcggggggcggcgggggacgGCGGGAGACGGCGTGTACGGGGGGTTGGTACATCCCTTCGCTCTCCTCCGCCCCCCCCGTGCGCCGGTGCTCGGCCCCCCCGCAGCCGGTGATCGCCGCCAAGCAGCCGTTCCCGGTGGAGCTGAAGGCGGGGAAGAAGTACGCCTGGTGCGCCTGCGGGCACAGCAAGAGCCAG CCCTTCTGCGATGGCGCCCACAAGAAAGCGGCTCCGGGGATCTCCCCCCTGCGCTTCACCCCGGAGGAGGACAAGACGGTCTGGCTCTGTGGGTGCAAGCGCACCCGCTCCCCCCCCTACTGCGACGGCACCCACAAGGAGGAAGCCGTGCAGAGCGCCCAGCTCCCCGCACAGCTCTGA